From the genome of Brassica napus cultivar Da-Ae chromosome A5 unlocalized genomic scaffold, Da-Ae chrA05_Random_15, whole genome shotgun sequence, one region includes:
- the LOC106377178 gene encoding LOW QUALITY PROTEIN: tubulin-folding cofactor B (The sequence of the model RefSeq protein was modified relative to this genomic sequence to represent the inferred CDS: inserted 1 base in 1 codon) → MATSRLQMEGDDSVLLHVTHSNLKSFAADVRFSPQMNVEAVXEKLWKKCGTSVNAMALELYDESGSKVAVLVMIRDHSVLLPFDGFRLHIVDLDPSSVTTGGWLEDTSLVEKYTISEEDYAKRTDSYRKFKEKRVAQNPAASEVKTKEEDFMEDLCGNIKVGNRCQVEPGEKRGVVKYVGRAESLGPGYWVGIQYDEPLGKHDGMVKGTRLFECPQLHGGVVRPDKVKVGDYPERDPFEEDEI, encoded by the exons ATGGCGACTTCGCGGTTACAGATGGAAGGAGATGACTCTGTACTTCTCCACGTAACTCACTCCAACCTCAAGAGCTTCGCTGCCGATGTTCGTTTCTCTCCGCAA ATGAATGTGGAAGCTG AAGAAAAGCTATGGAAAAAATGTGGGACATCTGTAAATGCTATGGCTTTAGAGCTTTATGATGAAAGTGGCTCCAAGGTTgcagtcctagtgatgatacGAGACCACTCGGTTTTACTCCCTTTTGATGG GTTTCGGTTACACATAGTTGATCTTGACCCTTCCTCGGTCACAACTGGAGGCTGGCTTGAAGATACTTCATTGGTTGAGAAGTATACTATCTCAGAAGAGGACTATGCTAAACGAACTG ACAGTTATAGGaaattcaaagaaaaaagaGTGGCTCAGAATCCTGCTGCTTCCGAGGTTAAG ACGAAGGAGGAGGACTTCATGGAAGATCTCTGTGGAAATATCAAG GTGGGAAATAGATGCCAAGTTGAGCCAGGGGAGAAAAGAGGAGTGGTCAAGTACGTTGGACGAGCAGAGTCGTTGGGTCCTGGCTATTGGGTTGGAATCCAGTATGATGAACCCCTTGGCAAACACGATGGCAT GGTGAAAGGAACAAGGTTATTTGAATGCCCTCAGCTTCATGGTGGTGTGGTCCGGCCTGACAAAGTAAAG GTTGGTGATTATCCAGAAAGGGACCCCTTCGAGGAAGATGAAATATAA
- the LOC106377181 gene encoding uncharacterized protein LOC106377181 isoform X2: MAEDFSVVVLASDLGVDARPFLTRTDEVDEQENWHDCPQYLGDEDFADLDLLHFFTLQGSDKSARVVSAERLKKYIFQKISNECPEGPFCLVYMHSTVQKDENSPGITILRWIYEDLPSEIKERLQVVYFVHPGLRSRLVIATLGRLLLTGGLYWKIKYVSRLQYLWEEMKKGEVEVPDFVNNHDNVLEHRPLTDYGIEPDPFHLTEVQSSSFSLNHYENRWVS; this comes from the exons ATGGCAGAAGACTTTTCGGTGGTAGTCTTAGCTTCCGATCTAGGCGTCGACGCTCGACCGTTCTTAACGAGAACCGATGAAGTCGACGAGCAAGAGAACTGGCACGACTGTCCTCAATACCTCGGCGACGAAGACTTCGCCGATCTCGATCTCCTCCACTTCTTCACCCTCCAAGGCTCCGATAAGTCCG ctcgTGTGGTGAGTGCAGAGAGGCTGAAGAAGTATATATTCCAGAAGATTAGCAACGAGTGTCCAGAGGGACCTTTCTGCTTGGTTTACATGCATAGCACGGTTCAAAAGGATGAGAACTCGCCGGGGATTACCATCTTAAGATGGATCTACGAGGATCTTCCTTCGGAGATCAAAGAGAGACTCCAAGTTGTTTACTTTGTACACCCTGGTCTTCGTTCAAGGCTTGTCATTGCTACTCTCGGTCGCCTTCTTCTAACTGGAGG GTTGTATTGGAAGATCAAGTATGTGAGCAGGTTGCAGTATCTTTGGGAGGAGATGAAGAAAGGGGAGGTTGAAGTTCCTGACTTTGTGAACAACCATGATAATGTGCTTGAGCATAGACCGTTGACGGACTATGGAATCGAACCGGATCCTTTTCACTTAACCGAGGTTCAGTCTTCTTCGTTCTCACTCAACCACTATGAGAACAGATGGGTCTCGTAG
- the LOC106377181 gene encoding ganglioside-induced differentiation-associated protein 2-like isoform X1 codes for MAEDFSVVVLASDLGVDARPFLTRTDEVDEQENWHDCPQYLGDEDFADLDLLHFFTLQGSDKSGNRIFRVVGKFFPARVVSAERLKKYIFQKISNECPEGPFCLVYMHSTVQKDENSPGITILRWIYEDLPSEIKERLQVVYFVHPGLRSRLVIATLGRLLLTGGLYWKIKYVSRLQYLWEEMKKGEVEVPDFVNNHDNVLEHRPLTDYGIEPDPFHLTEVQSSSFSLNHYENRWVS; via the exons ATGGCAGAAGACTTTTCGGTGGTAGTCTTAGCTTCCGATCTAGGCGTCGACGCTCGACCGTTCTTAACGAGAACCGATGAAGTCGACGAGCAAGAGAACTGGCACGACTGTCCTCAATACCTCGGCGACGAAGACTTCGCCGATCTCGATCTCCTCCACTTCTTCACCCTCCAAGGCTCCGATAAGTCCGGTAACCGAATCTTCCGCGTCGTCGGAAAGTTTTTTCCCG ctcgTGTGGTGAGTGCAGAGAGGCTGAAGAAGTATATATTCCAGAAGATTAGCAACGAGTGTCCAGAGGGACCTTTCTGCTTGGTTTACATGCATAGCACGGTTCAAAAGGATGAGAACTCGCCGGGGATTACCATCTTAAGATGGATCTACGAGGATCTTCCTTCGGAGATCAAAGAGAGACTCCAAGTTGTTTACTTTGTACACCCTGGTCTTCGTTCAAGGCTTGTCATTGCTACTCTCGGTCGCCTTCTTCTAACTGGAGG GTTGTATTGGAAGATCAAGTATGTGAGCAGGTTGCAGTATCTTTGGGAGGAGATGAAGAAAGGGGAGGTTGAAGTTCCTGACTTTGTGAACAACCATGATAATGTGCTTGAGCATAGACCGTTGACGGACTATGGAATCGAACCGGATCCTTTTCACTTAACCGAGGTTCAGTCTTCTTCGTTCTCACTCAACCACTATGAGAACAGATGGGTCTCGTAG